Part of the Nitrosopumilus piranensis genome is shown below.
GATCATTGCAAGCGTATGGTCCATTCTCACAGACAGAGCTGGAAGACCAGGAATGGAAAGCACACACAAAACAATTCAAGCATATTTGGCATCTCAAAAAAATGATCATACAGAAGCTGAAGAAATTATGGAACAACGCTCAAGTGAGACAAAAGTTGCAACATCCCAAATCAGATTATCACCACAAAACGGAGGTAAAGAATTCAGAATGGTGTTACCTGAAATTCATCCAGGGCCATACCATCCTGTTGGAGGAAGCAACATACCATATCTAATTTACAAAAATTTGTCATCTTCAGCCATGGTAATGCATAGCATATCAGATCATGCATTAAATCTCCCATCAAAAAATGAAGTTGAGAATTATCTCAAAAATTTAGAAAATAGTAAAATCAAAGAAGAGGGATTACAGTGCACAGAACCAGTAACAGTACAAATCAACAAAGCAAGAGTAATCGGATTACTTTTTGGAAAAAATCCATTATTGTTTTTATCATTGTCACCTCACGGAATGGAAGATATTCCAAATTACATGAAAAATGAAATCGAACAATATGCTAAAAATAGAAACTATTCAAAACCACTAATCGTTGATTGCCACAATGCAATGGGCGAAGAGATTTCAAATGAAGATGGAGAAGATATGCTAAAGGCTGCAAAATCATGTCTAGACACTCTAATAACAAAAGATAGTTTTCCAATTGAATTTGGTTATGCAAACTCAGACAACATGGATGTATGGACCGAAGATCTAGGAATGGGAGGACTAGGAATTGTTTGTCTCAAAATAAATGAAAAAAAATACTTTCTAGGGTGGGCGGATGCAAACAATATGGAAAATGGAGTTAGAGAAAAAATCATAGATTTGTTTGCAAAAAAAGATCTCCAATTACTTGAAATTTGCACTTCAGATACTCATTACGCCCCTGTTAAAGCCAGGAATAGAAACGGATACTATCAATTAGGATTAATCACAAGTGCAGACAAACTTGCAAAATGGTTCTTAGAGATTGCAAGTAACGCCGAATCAAACACTTCAACTGCAAAATTTGAGATTTTAGAAAACGAGACAAAGGTCAAAGTTATGGGTCAAGGAATCTACGAGGATTACTCTAGGGCACTAGATAACTCGTTGAAAATTACCAAAGTATTCATGATTGGAGGAGTGGGGTTCTTCATTACTAGTCTTTTTGTATAGTTTTCATTTGATCAATATTTCCATAAAACTCATCAACAAATGAAGAGAATTGAAAAATAGGTACTATGGGTACATTTTCAATAAAATCTACTTTGTCTTGATACAGCGTAACTATTACAGGCACAGCAATTGCGCCCTCTGTTTTTGCAACATATTGTTTTGTTCTTTCGATTTGTTTTTTTACAACAGAAGAAAGGGACGACGTACTATAACGCTTCCAGTGTTTACAATCAATTAAAATTGCAATTCCTAACCTGATTCCAACTACATCAATTTCCATTCTGGGTTTTGTTAAGATCATGTTTTTTATTACAGCAAAATTTTTTGATGATAAAATTTCAGCAGTCAATCCTTCAAAATCTTTCCAATCAAGAGCGATTGAAATTTCATCAATTGGGAGTCCCTTTTCAAGCAATGAGATGGCTATCTTTAGTTTATCCCCATCTTCAAAATAATAGAAATTGTCATGTTTTGTTCCAATTTGATTTTTGACAAATTCATCTAAAATTATTTTTGAATCACCCTCATTTATCTTTGTAACAGCAGAAAAATCTTTGACAGATACACCACCTGGAATTATACCTTGTAATCCAGTAATCATTTTTAAATTAATTTTCAATGGGATTTCGTGAGACATGAAAGGAATTTAGGTTTTAGGAAATAAGAACGACAGGGTATTGTGATATAGGTTTTATTATAACCCGATTAAATTAGCGGTATGAAAAAATTGCTAGTTTTCATACTAGCTCTTTCAATTGTAGTTGTTGTAAACAATCAGTCATTTGCTGAAAAAAGTGTATTTGTTGATTCTGTGAAATTTATTCAGTATTTAGATGAAAATACTGCATTAGAAGAAGTTCGAAATGGGAATTTAGACATTTATTATTACAGAATTTCATCAGACAGATTAGAAAGCAATCAGTCAAGAGAAGGATTACAGGTCTTTGATTCAACTGGTGGCTCTTATAGTATTCTTGTAAATCCAGCAGATGCTGAAAAGTTTAATCCATTTTCAATCAAAGAAATCAGATTTGCATTAAATTATTTGGTAGATAGAAAATTAATTGTAAATGAATTAATGGGAGGATATGGTTCACCCATAATTTCCTATTACAGCACTTCAGATCCGGAATATCTAACAATTTTAGAGGAGTTGGAGATATTTAACTTCAAATACAATCCAGGGCTTGCAGAAGAAATTATTACAAAAGCTCTCAAAGAGAAGGGGGCAATCAAAAAAGAAGGAAAATGGAAGATAAATGAAAATTCAATAGAAATTAAAATTTTTATCAGAAGTGATGACCCCGTTAGAAAATCTATC
Proteins encoded:
- a CDS encoding DUF2070 family protein produces the protein MEKAPDDVSNIHNRFSLTLVNPSSHYFSLFVSLGVAAIISLATLLGYFGTNIEETWHVVLAVITVLFLTQLLDTRFTKKKEYSKSLHSSLFANMLWAATVLLGLLASLVLSKEPSLFLITFGMFLFASFRIGIYTTTLGVSIKRAWAICFVQPLAMFLALVPQDQWIPMLSDPLALGYGVSFMIIASVWSILTDRAGRPGMESTHKTIQAYLASQKNDHTEAEEIMEQRSSETKVATSQIRLSPQNGGKEFRMVLPEIHPGPYHPVGGSNIPYLIYKNLSSSAMVMHSISDHALNLPSKNEVENYLKNLENSKIKEEGLQCTEPVTVQINKARVIGLLFGKNPLLFLSLSPHGMEDIPNYMKNEIEQYAKNRNYSKPLIVDCHNAMGEEISNEDGEDMLKAAKSCLDTLITKDSFPIEFGYANSDNMDVWTEDLGMGGLGIVCLKINEKKYFLGWADANNMENGVREKIIDLFAKKDLQLLEICTSDTHYAPVKARNRNGYYQLGLITSADKLAKWFLEIASNAESNTSTAKFEILENETKVKVMGQGIYEDYSRALDNSLKITKVFMIGGVGFFITSLFV